From one Microbulbifer sp. A4B17 genomic stretch:
- a CDS encoding amino acid adenylation domain-containing protein encodes MIERQELNNPDRVAIIDGNMEINFTRLVRRVNGIARELENRGVAPGSLIGVCMNRSWELIAALLGVMRAGCAYVPLDPTYPRDRVGYMLEHSCAVAAIVDGDSSADLCLGVEELVWLDELTEQPMDASLNVPGPNANDLAYVIYTSGSTGKPKGVAVEHRSLIALSESMSELLSDEELEGVLASTSVCFDPSVIEIMGTLSLGGTVILAENILELPGLPSLNQVRTCFTVPSAVQALLSVEKLPEGIRCLIFGGEVLKQSLVDQIYTGVVKPRIVNVYGPTEDTVYSTYAEITPATKKITIGRSVTNSRAYILDHSLQPVSTGEEGELYLAGSKLARGYLNDELLTRERFIQVMPNSAIPDQRLYKTGDLCRWTDNGEIEYLGRIDQQVKIRGFRIELEEIESILESMPGVDSAATAVIDGGAGQKILVAYIVGSDQAITEEQVRGFLDQRLPIYMVPQFVRRLEALPLMPNDKLDRKKLSLLEKEQFTLQEDHFAANDATVCQNGDLIKKLIRSAANSEATIISIIQGEVASLINHPDPEIVLPELPFERQGLDSLTTLELISRLSHCIGRTLPAQAILDYPTPKLLAIYILDLMSDNFDSDSSQEFAGSETDSLAHLQSQLQSSHPTFQAAKASSWSASDKSKLVQAVISMVNNQRRNPYSKVLRTGSGTRGTVSDVYNDDAQEAIIWTTNLYLGLNRDQEVIDQASSAVQRFGTGMGTSAAASGLTDLHLQFETEFANLVGKPGACLFPTGYTANVGVVAGLLGKDDVVVIDQLCHASIVDGARLCGAKVRTFQHNSAADLEAVLESEASPYRTILVVLEGVYSMGEGAAPVAEIVRTAKKYNALVLVDEAHSFGFYGESGAGICAAQGVTDQVDFIMTTLSKALGSLGGVVAAKREYVDLLRSSARAYIFQASVSPADIAAALAALRRLKSDDGLRDRLWDTTRYMRQKFEQAGYDLGTGDGPIVTPHFGDKDKLFAIVQALYQRGIQTSAVTYPIVESGRGRLRFICSAAHTKEDVDKTLQALIEAEQEVDAHLPAKNDEPLDLGQALAEIGEWATAFSGYIKEYLDGISGPTPNLSLSISVSKQFEPVRVLIYDGNVTLSDHALSGVPSCAMVVRNKRSVSALRLFDVQTLLNSICTGTCVLNGQVEPFIWCIARMIDFNQRFRTLNEFEFSEELATC; translated from the coding sequence TTGATCGAAAGGCAAGAACTTAACAACCCCGATCGAGTAGCCATTATTGATGGCAATATGGAAATAAATTTCACTCGACTGGTGCGGCGGGTCAATGGGATTGCCAGGGAACTGGAGAATCGTGGAGTAGCGCCTGGCTCCCTGATTGGAGTCTGCATGAACCGATCCTGGGAGCTGATTGCAGCGTTACTGGGGGTGATGCGCGCTGGTTGTGCGTATGTACCACTCGATCCGACTTACCCGCGAGACAGGGTGGGGTATATGCTGGAGCACTCCTGCGCCGTTGCGGCAATAGTGGATGGGGATAGTTCTGCAGACCTATGTCTCGGTGTTGAAGAGTTGGTTTGGCTTGATGAGCTAACGGAACAGCCGATGGATGCATCGCTCAATGTACCTGGACCAAATGCGAATGACCTCGCTTATGTTATTTATACATCGGGCTCAACCGGCAAGCCGAAAGGTGTCGCTGTCGAACATCGTAGTCTAATTGCACTCAGCGAGTCTATGAGCGAGCTATTGAGTGATGAAGAACTAGAGGGGGTACTGGCCTCAACCTCGGTTTGCTTTGACCCCTCAGTAATAGAAATTATGGGGACCCTGTCGTTGGGGGGAACTGTAATATTGGCAGAAAATATTCTTGAACTGCCTGGGCTCCCATCTTTAAATCAGGTGCGCACTTGCTTTACTGTCCCATCCGCAGTTCAAGCTCTTCTCTCTGTCGAAAAGTTGCCAGAGGGGATCCGATGCCTGATTTTTGGTGGTGAAGTACTCAAACAATCATTGGTTGACCAGATTTATACTGGAGTGGTCAAGCCACGAATAGTCAATGTTTATGGCCCCACTGAGGATACTGTCTATTCCACATATGCAGAGATCACACCTGCTACGAAAAAAATCACCATTGGCAGATCGGTAACTAATTCCCGTGCGTATATTTTAGATCATTCCCTACAGCCGGTTTCTACTGGTGAAGAAGGGGAGTTGTACTTAGCGGGTAGTAAGCTGGCTCGAGGATACTTAAATGACGAGCTTTTGACCCGTGAAAGATTTATACAGGTTATGCCCAATTCCGCTATTCCGGATCAACGTTTGTACAAAACAGGAGACCTATGCCGGTGGACAGATAATGGGGAAATCGAATACCTCGGGCGAATCGACCAGCAGGTAAAGATCAGGGGATTTCGTATTGAGCTTGAAGAAATTGAATCGATACTTGAATCAATGCCTGGTGTTGACTCTGCTGCCACTGCAGTGATTGATGGTGGGGCAGGGCAGAAGATTTTGGTTGCTTATATAGTTGGCAGTGATCAAGCAATCACTGAGGAGCAGGTAAGGGGATTCCTTGATCAGCGCTTGCCAATTTATATGGTTCCGCAGTTTGTGAGGCGCCTGGAAGCCTTACCGCTTATGCCAAATGACAAGCTTGATCGAAAAAAGCTTTCTCTCCTTGAAAAAGAGCAGTTTACTCTGCAGGAAGATCATTTTGCTGCGAATGATGCTACCGTCTGCCAAAATGGTGACTTAATAAAAAAATTAATTCGTTCAGCAGCTAATAGTGAGGCGACAATCATTTCAATTATCCAGGGTGAAGTGGCCTCCCTTATTAATCACCCTGATCCGGAAATTGTTTTGCCTGAACTGCCATTTGAAAGGCAGGGATTGGATTCACTGACAACATTGGAGCTCATCAGCCGATTGAGCCACTGCATTGGGCGAACCCTGCCAGCGCAAGCGATCCTGGATTATCCAACACCAAAATTATTAGCTATCTATATTCTCGATTTGATGAGTGATAACTTTGATAGTGACTCCTCGCAGGAATTCGCTGGCTCAGAAACCGACTCTCTCGCCCACCTCCAGTCCCAGTTACAATCCAGTCATCCAACCTTCCAGGCTGCAAAAGCGTCATCGTGGTCTGCTTCTGATAAAAGCAAGTTGGTACAAGCCGTGATATCCATGGTTAATAACCAACGCAGGAATCCCTACAGTAAGGTTTTGCGCACGGGTAGTGGAACTCGCGGCACCGTATCTGACGTATATAACGATGATGCACAAGAAGCGATTATTTGGACAACCAACTTATACCTGGGCCTGAATCGAGACCAGGAGGTGATAGATCAGGCATCCTCTGCTGTTCAGCGTTTCGGAACAGGAATGGGCACTTCTGCGGCAGCCTCCGGTTTAACAGACTTACATCTGCAATTTGAAACAGAGTTTGCAAACTTGGTAGGAAAGCCCGGGGCCTGCTTGTTCCCGACTGGGTACACGGCCAATGTTGGTGTGGTTGCCGGACTGCTTGGTAAGGACGATGTAGTGGTTATAGATCAGCTCTGCCACGCATCTATTGTTGACGGTGCCCGCCTGTGTGGCGCAAAGGTCAGGACATTCCAACACAATAGTGCCGCGGATCTGGAAGCCGTATTGGAATCGGAAGCATCTCCTTACCGTACCATCCTAGTTGTGCTTGAAGGTGTTTACAGTATGGGCGAGGGTGCAGCTCCAGTAGCGGAAATTGTGCGTACAGCCAAAAAATACAATGCACTGGTGCTGGTTGATGAGGCCCACTCTTTTGGTTTTTATGGCGAAAGTGGTGCGGGAATCTGTGCTGCTCAGGGTGTCACCGACCAGGTCGACTTTATTATGACAACCCTCAGTAAGGCGCTCGGTAGCTTGGGAGGTGTTGTTGCCGCGAAGAGAGAGTATGTGGACCTGCTGAGGTCCTCAGCGCGAGCCTACATTTTCCAAGCCTCAGTGAGCCCTGCCGATATTGCTGCTGCACTGGCAGCCTTACGCCGTCTTAAATCTGACGATGGGCTCCGGGATCGGCTGTGGGACACTACTCGGTATATGCGCCAGAAGTTCGAACAGGCGGGATACGATTTGGGGACTGGAGATGGCCCAATTGTGACTCCGCATTTTGGCGATAAAGATAAGCTGTTTGCTATCGTGCAGGCCTTATATCAACGGGGTATCCAAACTTCAGCGGTAACCTATCCGATTGTGGAGAGTGGGCGTGGGCGCTTAAGATTTATCTGCTCGGCAGCGCATACAAAAGAAGACGTCGATAAAACTCTGCAAGCTTTGATTGAGGCGGAGCAGGAGGTGGATGCCCATTTACCGGCTAAGAATGATGAACCTCTGGACTTGGGACAGGCGCTTGCTGAAATCGGGGAGTGGGCTACTGCTTTTTCAGGTTACATTAAGGAGTACCTGGACGGTATTTCTGGTCCTACCCCTAACTTGTCATTGTCTATCAGTGTCTCCAAACAGTTTGAGCCGGTCAGGGTATTAATCTACGACGGCAATGTAACACTGAGTGATCACGCATTATCAGGTGTTCCCTCTTGTGCGATGGTTGTTAGGAACAAGCGCTCAGTTTCCGCCCTGCGTTTATTTGACGTGCAAACACTGCTCAACAGTATTTGCACGGGCACCTGTGTATTAAATGGTCAGGTGGAGCCATTTATTTGGTGTATTGCACGTATGATTGACTTCAATCAGCGCTTCAGGACGCTTAACGAGTTTGAGTTTAGCGAAGAGTTGGCCACTTGCTAG
- a CDS encoding MFS transporter: MSTMCRLALLAVVFVDLMGQGLLFPIINELVMSTKFQFLPGGTPQATRHLYYGLVIGSFFLAWFVGSVYIAKLSDSIGRKTAMVLCLVGAMAGYAITILSLVSNSLWLLILGRVISGFTAGNQPIAQAAMIDASQSELEASKNLGLLVAGMSAGAVAGPIMAGVLADRELLGNLASIQLPFYFALVLVAITLCLILVFYHDTRKAPMQLRLRFMDLFTQFIHLKDRPQVVRLCPAYLCFMLVHLSFYIFITNYLSSRFQAGLLVTSMAMLTMGIAVAISSLFMVKPVLSRWSKPLVVKISALVMGASALAFVFSNHIWLCYLSVFSAYLCFGLAYPALLNIFANSVDETEQGWVMGIATAGFTLVASLISLVGGGAMEVNIRLPFYITASAAILVLILIQLGWRNLAMTNQQSRSSQT, translated from the coding sequence ATGTCTACAATGTGTCGTTTAGCCCTTTTGGCAGTAGTTTTTGTAGATCTGATGGGCCAGGGATTGCTGTTTCCGATCATCAATGAACTGGTTATGTCAACAAAATTCCAATTCTTACCTGGTGGTACACCACAGGCAACTCGTCACTTGTACTATGGCCTGGTGATAGGTAGCTTCTTTCTGGCTTGGTTTGTTGGGTCCGTATATATCGCCAAGCTGTCTGACAGTATTGGACGCAAGACTGCCATGGTGCTGTGTTTGGTGGGGGCTATGGCTGGGTACGCGATCACCATTCTTTCTTTGGTAAGCAATAGTCTTTGGCTTCTCATTCTCGGGCGAGTGATCAGCGGCTTTACTGCGGGAAACCAGCCTATCGCCCAAGCGGCAATGATTGATGCCAGCCAAAGTGAGCTGGAAGCATCCAAGAACCTGGGGTTATTAGTAGCAGGAATGAGTGCTGGGGCTGTAGCTGGACCAATTATGGCAGGTGTATTGGCAGACAGGGAGCTATTGGGGAATTTAGCGAGTATCCAACTACCGTTCTACTTTGCACTCGTACTTGTCGCTATTACTTTGTGCTTGATTCTGGTCTTCTATCACGATACCCGCAAAGCCCCTATGCAACTCAGGCTCCGCTTCATGGATCTGTTTACCCAGTTTATACACCTGAAGGATCGCCCTCAGGTAGTTCGGCTTTGTCCTGCCTACCTCTGCTTTATGCTGGTACATCTCAGCTTTTATATATTTATCACAAACTATCTAAGCAGCAGATTCCAAGCGGGCCTGCTGGTAACCAGTATGGCCATGCTGACAATGGGGATTGCAGTGGCAATTTCCAGTCTGTTTATGGTCAAACCTGTTTTGTCCCGTTGGAGTAAACCCCTGGTAGTTAAGATCTCCGCCCTCGTGATGGGAGCAAGCGCGTTAGCCTTTGTGTTCAGCAACCATATTTGGCTATGTTACCTGAGTGTCTTCTCCGCGTACCTGTGCTTTGGGCTCGCTTACCCTGCTCTCTTGAATATATTTGCAAACAGTGTCGATGAGACGGAACAGGGGTGGGTGATGGGGATAGCCACTGCAGGCTTCACATTGGTAGCCAGTTTGATTTCACTCGTCGGCGGAGGAGCAATGGAAGTTAATATCCGCCTGCCATTCTATATCACTGCTTCTGCGGCGATATTGGTGCTTATCTTGATTCAGCTGGGCTGGCGCAACCTGGCGATGACAAATCAACAGTCCCGCTCTTCCCAGACATAA
- a CDS encoding GNAT family N-acetyltransferase, translating into MISYQRCSDLSKSAEMTYRNMRPYYEYHSVDWDQAKILEQIADLDNWDILYEGEVIGALRLAFDGHECYLRDLQVSEEFQSKGIGTEAI; encoded by the coding sequence GTGATTTCATATCAAAGATGTAGCGATCTATCGAAATCAGCCGAAATGACATACCGAAATATGCGCCCATATTATGAGTATCACTCTGTTGATTGGGACCAGGCAAAAATTCTGGAGCAAATTGCTGACTTAGATAACTGGGACATTTTATATGAAGGTGAAGTCATAGGCGCACTTCGCTTGGCATTTGATGGTCATGAATGTTATTTACGAGATCTCCAAGTAAGTGAAGAATTCCAAAGCAAAGGAATTGGTACTGAAGCCATTTAG
- a CDS encoding DMT family transporter translates to MDKQPSVKSTRFWLWISILIFAASNAVVAKIGELGASHPINGNNPISFCNLLFAGNLLAGITLLIIYRKDWRLNILKQYPFKDWFYMFVLILMSGVLAPAFFFIALMLTEVTNVVLIATLDAPLGLLLAYLMFRERPTGFSIVGALVVTIGVIAIFALHQPPMEDPMSMKMLNLGNPAMDQFLQDLPKAGEILTAVATLLGVIAVQASRKLLDRVPIGVFSVFRMLAGVILFSIIVLSVFGPHHFDDLFSPFLWVWMLVYGAIIIVFGQITWFKGLQGGASSADISIATAITPVAGTLFAFLILQEVPNFAQIVGGIIIMAGIGISLLGQYREQKAVDMKYEKPCSFKGV, encoded by the coding sequence ATGGATAAGCAACCCTCCGTAAAAAGTACTCGATTTTGGTTATGGATTTCGATACTTATTTTTGCTGCCTCCAACGCAGTCGTTGCGAAAATTGGGGAGCTAGGTGCCAGTCACCCCATTAATGGAAACAACCCCATCTCTTTTTGCAACCTCTTGTTCGCTGGAAATCTCTTGGCGGGTATCACCCTTTTAATAATCTACAGGAAAGATTGGCGCCTCAACATCTTAAAGCAATATCCTTTTAAAGACTGGTTTTACATGTTCGTGCTTATTTTGATGTCTGGAGTTCTTGCCCCCGCTTTCTTCTTTATTGCTCTGATGCTCACAGAAGTGACCAATGTCGTTTTAATTGCAACTCTAGATGCTCCCTTGGGACTTTTGTTAGCTTATCTGATGTTCCGAGAGAGGCCTACCGGGTTCTCAATTGTGGGGGCCCTTGTGGTAACAATTGGTGTTATTGCAATTTTTGCCCTACACCAACCGCCGATGGAAGATCCAATGAGTATGAAAATGCTGAACCTTGGAAATCCAGCCATGGACCAATTTCTTCAAGACCTCCCCAAAGCTGGAGAAATTTTAACTGCTGTTGCAACACTCTTAGGAGTCATTGCCGTTCAGGCAAGCCGGAAGCTGCTTGATCGCGTCCCTATTGGCGTCTTTTCAGTTTTCCGAATGCTTGCAGGAGTGATACTCTTTTCGATCATTGTCCTCTCTGTATTTGGCCCCCACCACTTTGACGACCTATTCTCTCCTTTCCTCTGGGTGTGGATGCTTGTATACGGTGCAATCATTATTGTCTTTGGGCAGATCACCTGGTTTAAAGGACTCCAAGGAGGGGCGAGCTCTGCTGATATCTCTATCGCGACAGCCATTACGCCCGTAGCCGGTACCCTCTTCGCCTTTCTTATCCTGCAAGAGGTTCCCAACTTTGCTCAAATCGTTGGAGGAATCATCATCATGGCCGGAATAGGGATTTCATTACTGGGTCAATATCGCGAACAGAAAGCCGTCGACATGAAGTATGAAAAGCCGTGCTCATTTAAGGGGGTCTAG
- a CDS encoding nuclear transport factor 2 family protein — protein MGPKEVVQGWVDAFNKADVDQVVSFYSDDAINHQVANDKLVGKEAIRARFEEEFSAAEMVCIVEHLFQDGDWAILEWKDPLGLRGCGFFHIQKGKIVFQRGYWDKLSFLKQHGLPIPQE, from the coding sequence ATGGGACCAAAAGAAGTTGTTCAAGGATGGGTAGACGCCTTTAATAAAGCTGATGTAGATCAGGTAGTAAGCTTCTATTCCGATGATGCAATTAATCATCAGGTGGCCAACGATAAACTTGTTGGAAAAGAAGCAATTCGAGCCAGGTTCGAAGAAGAGTTTTCTGCTGCAGAGATGGTATGTATTGTAGAGCATCTCTTCCAGGATGGAGATTGGGCAATTTTGGAGTGGAAGGATCCACTAGGTTTGCGAGGCTGTGGGTTCTTTCATATCCAGAAGGGAAAGATTGTATTTCAGAGAGGCTATTGGGATAAGCTCTCTTTTCTAAAACAACATGGCCTGCCAATCCCGCAAGAATAA
- a CDS encoding RidA family protein, whose amino-acid sequence MPRKILKPEQLKFQPRPTYPYSPGTRGGDMVYTAGQVAWGSDGNIVGVGDIEAQTRQALNNVRAVLKEGGADWSDVLKCNVYLKDIKDFQKMNNIFSETFSDNPPARTTVQTPLAEESMLVEIDAVAYIGD is encoded by the coding sequence ATGCCCCGAAAAATCCTGAAACCTGAACAATTGAAGTTTCAACCGCGTCCAACATACCCTTATTCCCCCGGCACAAGAGGCGGTGATATGGTGTACACCGCAGGTCAAGTTGCTTGGGGAAGTGACGGAAATATTGTTGGCGTTGGTGATATTGAAGCGCAAACAAGACAAGCCTTAAATAACGTTAGAGCTGTGCTCAAAGAAGGTGGCGCGGACTGGAGTGATGTCTTGAAATGTAACGTCTATCTCAAAGACATAAAGGATTTTCAGAAAATGAATAATATCTTCAGTGAGACATTTTCAGATAATCCACCTGCCAGAACAACAGTGCAGACACCATTGGCTGAGGAATCCATGTTGGTTGAAATTGATGCGGTTGCCTACATCGGTGATTAA
- a CDS encoding efflux RND transporter permease subunit yields the protein MTEQNRSKDKVDTRTGAIAWMARNHVTANLLMLVFLIGGLIFSTIVKKEVFPEFSLDTVSVSISYPGASPEEVERGVLVAAEQAVQGLVGIKEMTARANEGSATLSLELEGDADATLVYQNIQQAIDSVTTFPTDIEQPQVSLAERKRDVLDLVLHGDLTEHNLRALAMQVYDKLEAHSGITQLEARGMRDLQVAIEIRRDDLRRYGLTLQEVASVVENAAVDIPSGSVKSDAGEILVRVTERRDWAREFGDIVIVQGSGGGAVYLKDIANISDALEEEARNMVFNGEPAISIQIYRVGDQTPMSVSSAAHEVVDEVRAGLPPGVTLTVRDDDSEIFKARLNLLLKNGFIGLLLVFVVLGAFLELRLAFWVTLGIPTSFLGALLFLPGLDISISMVSMFAFIIALGIVVDDAIIAGENIHEWRQKGYTNLEAAIAGARQVAVPLTFAILTNIVAFLPLMALPGFMGKIFGVIPFVVGSVFIISWVEALFILPGHLAHSRRGYKSRRARRFAARQKMLARGLDRFVQQRFRPFLDLCIKHRYTTIAVAVAALLVVGGYAASGRMGFTLMPRVERDSGRYSVTFPTGTAQSQLEKARSQIISAADKVLEQYDREKVFLGIRGLMGDDAIVVDAYFVPADERPFSTGEFIRAWRQEVGPIAGALSATTASDRGGPGAGSSLTVELRHTDTDTLEQAAIRLGDELEKFPNVSDIDPGISLGKTQLDLTLTETAKSLGMSAEDIGRQLRAALYGAEALRQQRGRDQVKVMVRLPEDERANMNDVQSIMIRASNGLWMPLPDLVKIDKGRAYATINRRAGRRVTTVTANVEPSDQATLVINELNESVVPQLKAEFPGLSISYEGRQAEEREGLASLGMTFALAMAVLYLLLAIPLKSYVQPLIVMVAIPFGVIGALLGHLGMGYGLSMVSLLGMVALAGVVINDTLVMIEYSNRLRNDGADLEGAIKGAAARRFRPIVLTTITTFCGLMPMIFESSVQARFMIPMAISLGYGILAATAISLLLVPCLYLMLGRDIPQLFDRLKNSIVRLVGGGVAIQK from the coding sequence ATGACTGAACAGAATAGATCTAAAGATAAGGTCGATACCCGAACGGGCGCCATCGCCTGGATGGCGCGCAACCACGTCACCGCCAATTTACTGATGCTGGTCTTCCTGATTGGTGGTTTGATTTTTTCGACAATTGTTAAGAAGGAAGTCTTCCCGGAGTTCAGCCTGGATACCGTGAGCGTGTCTATCTCCTATCCCGGTGCAAGCCCGGAGGAGGTCGAGCGCGGTGTACTGGTGGCTGCTGAACAGGCAGTACAGGGCCTAGTGGGTATCAAAGAGATGACCGCGAGGGCCAATGAAGGCAGTGCCACTTTGAGCCTGGAGCTGGAAGGTGATGCCGATGCCACTTTGGTTTACCAGAATATTCAGCAGGCTATCGACTCCGTTACGACTTTCCCAACGGATATTGAGCAGCCCCAGGTAAGTCTGGCTGAGCGCAAGCGAGACGTGCTGGACCTGGTACTGCACGGCGACCTTACGGAACATAATCTGCGTGCGCTGGCGATGCAGGTTTACGATAAGCTCGAAGCGCACTCTGGTATTACCCAGTTGGAAGCCCGCGGTATGCGGGATTTGCAAGTGGCAATCGAGATTCGTCGCGATGACCTGCGTCGCTATGGGCTCACCCTGCAGGAAGTGGCAAGCGTAGTAGAAAATGCAGCGGTAGATATTCCCAGCGGCAGTGTTAAGTCCGATGCCGGGGAGATACTGGTTCGGGTGACTGAGCGCCGCGACTGGGCCCGTGAGTTTGGCGATATTGTTATTGTCCAGGGCTCTGGTGGTGGTGCGGTTTACTTGAAGGACATTGCCAACATCAGCGACGCGCTCGAGGAAGAAGCGCGCAATATGGTGTTTAATGGCGAACCGGCCATCAGCATCCAGATTTACAGAGTGGGTGACCAGACACCAATGAGTGTCAGTTCAGCCGCCCATGAAGTGGTTGATGAGGTGAGAGCGGGTTTGCCTCCGGGTGTGACCCTGACGGTGCGAGATGATGATTCGGAAATCTTCAAGGCGCGCCTCAATCTGTTGCTAAAAAATGGATTTATCGGGCTCTTACTGGTGTTTGTTGTGCTCGGAGCCTTCTTGGAATTACGGTTGGCCTTCTGGGTAACACTGGGCATCCCCACCAGTTTCCTGGGGGCTTTACTATTCCTGCCGGGACTCGATATCTCCATCAGTATGGTGAGTATGTTCGCCTTTATCATCGCCCTGGGGATCGTGGTGGATGATGCAATTATTGCCGGTGAAAATATCCACGAATGGCGGCAGAAGGGCTACACCAATCTGGAGGCTGCCATTGCTGGTGCCCGGCAGGTTGCGGTACCGCTTACTTTTGCGATCCTGACCAATATTGTCGCCTTCTTACCATTGATGGCTTTACCCGGGTTTATGGGAAAGATATTCGGTGTGATTCCATTTGTGGTGGGTTCGGTATTTATTATTTCCTGGGTGGAAGCCCTGTTTATATTGCCCGGGCACTTGGCGCATTCACGTCGTGGTTATAAAAGTCGCCGGGCCCGTCGCTTTGCCGCGCGGCAAAAAATGCTTGCGCGCGGTTTAGACCGCTTTGTACAGCAGCGTTTCAGGCCCTTCCTGGATTTGTGTATCAAGCATCGCTACACCACTATTGCGGTAGCGGTAGCTGCATTGTTAGTGGTCGGTGGTTATGCGGCTAGTGGCCGTATGGGCTTTACCCTGATGCCTAGAGTAGAGCGGGACTCCGGCCGTTATTCCGTAACCTTTCCCACCGGAACAGCCCAATCCCAACTTGAAAAAGCTCGCTCACAAATAATTTCTGCTGCCGATAAGGTGCTTGAGCAATACGATCGAGAAAAGGTCTTCCTGGGTATTCGAGGCTTAATGGGGGATGACGCGATTGTGGTAGATGCTTACTTCGTACCCGCAGACGAGCGACCCTTCTCCACCGGTGAATTTATCCGTGCCTGGCGCCAGGAGGTGGGGCCCATCGCCGGTGCCCTCAGTGCGACAACCGCATCTGACAGGGGAGGCCCCGGGGCCGGTTCCTCGTTAACCGTGGAGCTTCGTCATACCGATACAGATACCCTGGAGCAAGCCGCCATACGACTTGGGGATGAGCTGGAGAAATTCCCCAATGTCAGCGATATCGATCCGGGTATTTCCCTCGGTAAAACCCAGCTTGATCTAACGCTAACTGAAACGGCCAAGAGTCTAGGTATGTCTGCGGAGGATATTGGCCGTCAGTTGAGAGCGGCTCTATATGGCGCCGAAGCCCTGCGTCAGCAGCGCGGTCGCGATCAGGTGAAGGTAATGGTGCGCTTGCCAGAGGATGAGCGGGCCAATATGAATGATGTGCAAAGCATTATGATTCGGGCCAGCAATGGACTCTGGATGCCTCTGCCAGACCTGGTAAAAATCGATAAAGGGCGTGCCTATGCCACGATCAATCGCCGAGCAGGTCGGAGGGTTACAACGGTTACCGCCAACGTGGAGCCCAGTGATCAGGCGACTCTGGTGATTAATGAGTTAAATGAAAGTGTGGTACCCCAGCTAAAAGCGGAGTTCCCCGGGCTCAGCATTTCATATGAAGGGCGCCAAGCGGAGGAGCGCGAGGGGTTGGCGAGTCTCGGGATGACCTTTGCCCTGGCCATGGCGGTGTTGTACTTGCTACTGGCAATTCCCTTAAAGAGTTATGTGCAGCCGTTGATTGTGATGGTGGCTATACCCTTTGGTGTGATTGGGGCTTTGCTCGGTCATTTGGGCATGGGCTATGGACTCAGCATGGTGAGTCTGCTGGGGATGGTGGCACTGGCTGGAGTTGTGATCAACGATACCCTGGTAATGATTGAGTACAGTAATCGTCTTCGTAATGATGGCGCCGATTTGGAAGGCGCTATTAAGGGAGCCGCTGCGCGACGTTTCCGTCCGATTGTATTGACCACCATAACAACTTTCTGCGGTTTAATGCCGATGATCTTTGAAAGCTCGGTACAAGCGCGCTTTATGATTCCAATGGCGATTTCCCTGGGTTATGGAATACTTGCAGCGACGGCGATCTCTCTATTATTGGTACCTTGCCTTTATTTAATGTTGGGCAGAGATATCCCGCAGCTGTTTGACAGGTTAAAAAACAGCATCGTCCGCCTGGTAGGCGGAGGTGTAGCCATCCAGAAGTAA